The genomic region TATACTATTGTTCATGGTTTGTCACCTGCCTGCAGATAGTGATAAGATAATCATGTACCATCTCTGCCAAGATCATGGGAAGGACTACTAACACAAAACGTAGCACAGACTTAGGTCAGCACAAAGACAGTACAGGACAGACGACAGAGAGCTGTAAAGACAGTACAAACTACAGACAGAGTACAGACGACAGACAGGCAGCATCACTCTTTGCTAAATAAAACACAACACACCGGAGTACAGCAAGTGGTAAGCAAACCATTACCTCAGCATCAGTAAGTGCGTACAgacagtgtaatgtgtgtgaggggcatATTGCGTGTCATCAGTAAGTGCGTACAGACAGTGTAATGTGTGTGCGGGGCATATTGCGTGTCATCAGTAAGTGCGTACAGACAGTGTAATGTGTGTGCGGGGCATATTGCGTGTCAGCAGTAAGTGCGTACAGACAGTGTCATGTGTGTGCGGGGCATATTGCGTGTCAGCAGTAAGTGCGTACAGACagtgtaatgtgtatgagtggcATATTGTCTGTCAGCAGTAAGTGCGTACAGACAGTGTAATGTGTGTGCGGGGCATATTGCGTGTCATCAGTAAGTGCGTACAGACAGTGTAACTTGTTTGAGGGGCATATTGTGTGTCAGCAGTAAGTGCGCGCAgacagtgtaatgtgtgtgaggggcatATTGTCTGTCAGCAGTAAGTGCGTGCAGACAGTGTAATTTGTGTGAGGGGCATATTGTCTGTCAGCAGTAAGTGCGTGCAgacagtgtaatgtgtgtgaggggcatATTCTGTGTCAGCAGTGAGTGCGTACAgacagtgtaatgtgtgtgaggggcatATTGTGTGTCAGCAGTAAATGTTTACAGACAGTGTGAGGGGCATATTGTGTGTCAGCAGTAAATGTTTACAGACAGTGTGAGGGGCATATTGTGTGTCAGCAGTAAATGTTTACAGACAGTGTGAGGGGCATATTGTGTGTCAGCAGTAAATGTTTACAGACAGTGTGAGGGGCATATTGTGTGTCAGCAGTAAATGTTTACAGACAGTGTGAGGGGCATATTGTGTGTCAGCAGTAAATGTTTACAGACAGTGTGAGGGGCATATTGTGTGTCAGCAGTAAATGTTTACAGACAGTGTGAGGGGCATATTGTGTGTCAGCACTAAATGTTTACAGACAGTGTGAGGGGCATATTGTGTGTCAGCAGTAAATGTTTACAGACAGTGTCAGGGGCATATTGTGTGTCAGCAGTAAATGTTTACAGACAGTGTCAGGGGCATATTGTGTGTCAGCAGTAAATGTTTACAGACAGTGTCAGGGGCATATTGTGTGTCAGCAGTAAATGTTTACAGGTAGAAGGTAAGGTTAATATATAGACAGGTAGAAAGTGATGTTACAGACAGGTAGAAAGTGACGTTACAGACAGGTATAAAGTGATGTTAATATATAGACAGGTATAAAGTGATGTTAATATATAGACAGGTAGAAAGTGATGTTAATATATAGACAGGTAAAAGGTGATGTTAATATATAGACAGGTAGAAAGTGATGTTAATATATAGACAGGTAGAAAGTGATGTTACAGACGGTAGAAAGTGATGTTAATATATAGACAGGTAGAAAGTGATGTTAATATATAGACAGGTAGAAAGTGATGTTACAGACAGGTAGAAAGTGATGTTAATATATAGACAGGTAGAAAGTGATGTTAATATATAGACAGGTAGAAAGTGATGTTACAGACAGGTAGAAAGTGATGTTAATATATAGACAGGTAGAAAGTGATGTTACAGACAGGTAGAAAGTGATGTTAATATATAGACAGGTAGAAGGTGATGTTAATATATAGACAGGTAGAAGGTGACGTTACAGACAGGTAGAAAGTGATGTTAATATATAGACAGGTAGAAAGTGATGTTAATATATAGACAGGTAGAAAGTGATGTTACAGACAGGTAGAAAGTGATGTTAATATATAGACAGGTAGAAAGTGATGTTACAGACAGGTAGAAAGTGATGTTAATATATAGACAGGTAGAAGGTGATGTTAATATATAGACAGGTAGAAGGTGACGTTACAGACAGGTAGAAAGTGATGTTAATATATAGACAGGTAGAAGGTGACGTTACAGACAGGTAGAAAGTGATGTTAATATATAGACAGGTAGAAAGTGATGTTACAGACAGGTAGAAAGTGATGTTAATATATAGACAGGTAGAAAGTGATGTTACAGACAGGTAGAAAGTGATGTTAATATATAGACAGGTAGAAGGTGACGTTACAGACAGGTAGAAAGTGATGTTAATATATAGACAGGTAGAAAGTGATGTTACAGACAGGTAGAAAGTGATGTTAATATATAGACAGGTAGAAGGTGATGTTATTATATAGACAGGTAGAAGGTGATGTTGATATAGACAGGTAGAAGATAATGTTGGTATATAGACAGGTAGAAAGTGATGTTACAGACAGGTAGAAAGTGATGTTAATATATAGACAGGTAGAAAGTGATGTTACAGACAGGTAGAAAGTGATGTTAATATATAGACAGGTAGAAAGTGATGTTACAGACAGGTAGAAAGTGATGTTAATATATAGACAGGTAGAAGGTGACGTTACAGACAGGTAGAAAGTGATGTTAATATATAGACAGGTAGAAAGTGATGTTACAGACAGGTAGAAAGTGATGTTAATATATAGACAGGTAGAAGGTGATGTTAATATATAGACAGGTAGAAGGTGATGTTGGTATATAGACAGGTAGAAAGTGATGTTAATATATAGACAGGTAGAAGGTGATGTTAATATATAGACAGGTAGAAAGTGATGTTACTATATAGACAGGTAGAAGATAATGTTGGTATATAGACAGGTAGAAAGTGATGTTAATATATAGACAGGTAGAAAGTGATGTTAATATATAGACAGGTATAAAGTGATGTTAATATATAGACAGGTATAAAGTGATGTTAATATATAGACAGGTAGAAGGAGATGTTAATATATAGACAGGTAGAAAGTGATGTTAATATATAGACAGGTagaaagtgatttaaatatatagaCAGGTAGAAGGTAATGTTGGTATATAGACAGGTAGAAGGAGATGTTAATATATAGACAGGTAGAAAGTGATGTTGGTATATAGACAGGTAGAAAGTGATGTTGGTATATAGACAGGTAGAAGGTAATGTTGGTATATAGACAGGTAGAAAGTGATGTTAATATATAGACAGGTAGAAAGTGATGTTAATATATAGACAGGTAGAAAGTGATGTTAATATATAGACAGGTAGAAAGTGATGTTGGTATATAGACAGGTAGAAGGTGATGTTGGTATATAGACAGGTAGAAAGTGATGTTAATATATAGACAGGTAGAAGGTGATGTTAATATATAGACAGGTAGAAAGTGATGTTAATATATAGACAGGTATAAAGTGATGTTAATATATAGACAGGTAGAAGGAGATGTTAATATATAGACAGGTAGAAGGTGATGTTAATATATAGACAGGTAGAAGGTAATGTTGGTATATAGACAGGTAGAAGGAGATGTTAATATATAGACAGGTAGAAAGTGATGTTGGTATATAGACAGGTAGAAAGTGATGTTGGTATATAGACAGGTAGAAGGTAATGTTGGTATATAGACAGGTAGAAAGTGATGTTAATATATAGACAGGTAGAAAGTGATGTTAATATATAGACAGGTAGAAAGTGATGTTAATATATAGACAGGTAGAAAGTGATGTTGGTATATAGACAGGTAGAAGGTGATGTTGGTATATAGACAGGTAGAAAGTGATGTTAATATATAGACAGGTAGAAGGTGATGTTAATATATAGACAGGTAGAAAGTGATGTTAATATATAGACAGGTATAAAGTGATGTTAATATATAGACAGGTAGAAGGAGATGTTAATATATAGACAGGTAGAAAGTGATGTTAATATATAGACAGGTATAAAGTGATGTTAATATATAGACAGGTAGAAGGTGATGTTAATATATAGACAGGTAGAAAGTGATGTTAATATATAGACAGGTAGAAAGTGATGTTAATATATAGACAGGTAGAAAGTGATGTTAATATATAGACAGGTAGAAAGTGATGTTAATATATAGACAGATAGAAAGTGATGTTAATATATAGACAGGTAGACAGTGATGTTAATATATAGACAGGTAGAAGGTGATGTTAATATATAGACAGGTAGAAGGTGATGTTAATATATAGACAGGTAGAAAGTGATGTTAATATATAGACAGGTAGACAGTGATGTTAATATATAGACAGGTAGAAGGAGATGTTAATATATAGACAGGTAGGGGAATTGAAGAATTCTCATGACAAAATGTGAAAATTAATCAAAGCCATGTTTCCATTCCCTCTTTatgttttattactattttttcttttattttccaatgtttaCTGGCAGAATCACGAGCCTGAGACTGACGACTGAGATTTGGAATGATCATGGCTCAGTTTGGTAAAGCTTGGGAATCAGTGAGCTATGTCCAGTCACTAAACTCTGTTGTGCTAGGAATAGTGGCTCAGATTAATGGCTCAGCTACAGCTGAAGAATTAGAGATTGTGAAGAAAACCCTGGAGTCTATTGACAAGGAGTTGGCAGCAGGAAAGGGATTGATGAGAGACACTGATGTCACAAGATGTGAAGATGATATGACCGTGGTCTACCAGCAGTTGAGTGCTGTGATTCGAGCGGAGAAGTCTTACTccgagaaggagaaggaggttttCCTGCAGTATGTACAAGATTACAAGATTGAAAGACAGGTGAATGCGCTCTATAATCGTCTGCTTGGAATCTCTGTTCTGGCAGATCAGGCCACTCTCCTTCAGCAAGTTATTCAAGATCACCACCCACGCCGGTGGGAAATGATAGCATTCTGCCAAAAGATTAATTTTGTTCTCAGCACAGGCTTGCTGTGTCTTTTTGTACATGGTTCTTTAACTGGCAGAGACACTCGATTGATGATGGGCAGATGGACAGACAAGATGACAGCTCTTTATCGGAGAATGGAGGAAACATCAAAAGATTGTGCATCATATTTTAAGGAACAGGCCCGAGAAGATGTGGAAAAGTTTTTGCCAGCCCATGAGTCCCTCACAGACCAGGAGAAAGCAGTAGCTATTTTCAAGATGATTGAGAAGAACTATGACTGGCTGCGCTGGGCAGTGATGGTGTCCCATCCTTCGGAGGACAAACCTGAGGAGGTCCTAGTAAATGGCAGTTACATTTCAGTAAGGGGAGAGTGTGGAACCCAAGTCGTCCTTTGCTACAGTGAGAACCCAGTGTCCTTAGACAAAGGAAAAACACATCAGTTGATTGGAGATCTAGAATGGAAAATCCCAAATCCACCTCCGGATGTCTATGCCAACATTGAGGCCGATCCAGGTTTTGCCAAGCGCTACCTGGCCCAACGTATGCTTCAGAAGCTGTCTAAAGGTTTAGGCAAAGGGATAACCATTCACACTGTGCCTGGGAAGCTGGAAATGAGTGGGAACTTCCCCCCAGCTTCTTTTGTCTTATATGAATACAAGCACCGCATGGCATATGGCACAGTCTGTATctttgggtaaaaaaaaatagaaatttaatcttttgttttttgcttttcagtatgtttcaaataaaatattaattacacCCCTATATGTATTGTATACTTTATTCATCCCTTCAAATTTGTATGGTAGAAATGGACTGGGTTCATAACTTATAGTGGTGATAGTGAATAATAGTGGCATCAGAAATGGGCCTCCCGTCCCTGTTTCACTGAATTTTTTTCTGTACTAGTAACTCTGTTTTACTGGGATTGCTCTGTGTCCTCCTTATATAAGGATAAATTAATCTCTGCTTCTGTATTACCATGTCCACGGAAAGCCACATAGCATATACAGCGATATTCATTGGAGATTCATTTGCCTGTCCTAGATTGTCATGCCAcaatcaaaaaaatttttttgccgtAATGCGCTAACAAGATTGGAAAATACATCAAGGAgtaattaaaaatgtgtctacgCTATGTTATAAATCCGGACAATACTTCAAAATGGTTTAAATTCTAATAAGGTATTTCACATTCAATACACAAAAAGGTAAAGAAATTAATCAAATATATAGAATAGTATTGTGACTGACCGCCTAGCACCCGAAcggggtgcctccgccaatcactgcttcctagtacctccgagtactttcaaacactccaccagacaccatcagcactgtagaccaCTAGCCACTGCAGCTTTCCTCCActttcctccacccaccctggacccaagtcagggatccagctttcagtgggtagacctctcctactccagagagtatagc from Pelobates fuscus isolate aPelFus1 chromosome 1, aPelFus1.pri, whole genome shotgun sequence harbors:
- the LOC134600502 gene encoding uncharacterized protein LOC134600502; translated protein: MIMAQFGKAWESVSYVQSLNSVVLGIVAQINGSATAEELEIVKKTLESIDKELAAGKGLMRDTDVTRCEDDMTVVYQQLSAVIRAEKSYSEKEKEVFLQYVQDYKIERQVNALYNRLLGISVLADQATLLQQVIQDHHPRRWEMIAFCQKINFVLSTGLLCLFVHGSLTGRDTRLMMGRWTDKMTALYRRMEETSKDCASYFKEQAREDVEKFLPAHESLTDQEKAVAIFKMIEKNYDWLRWAVMVSHPSEDKPEEVLVNGSYISVRGECGTQVVLCYSENPVSLDKGKTHQLIGDLEWKIPNPPPDVYANIEADPGFAKRYLAQRMLQKLSKGLGKGITIHTVPGKLEMSGNFPPASFVLYEYKHRMAYGTVCIFG